From Leishmania braziliensis MHOM/BR/75/M2904 complete genome, chromosome 22, a single genomic window includes:
- a CDS encoding putative NADH-cytochrome b5 reductase, protein MDVYDESHNTKVFRFALPEADMPLNLEVASCLSLRFFDKDGKEVIRPYTPLNRSDQLGYFDILVKKYQGSKMGTHLFSMKKGDTIDIKGPWVKLPIKANQFKAIGMIAGGTGITPMYQVARHVLHAPKNNTEITLIYANERKEDVLLGNELNELMETYPRFSPYFVLSKAPSDWMGGVGFVNREMIKSLMPAPNRAGDCTILVCGPPPFMEAISGDKDFKSNPPSQGELKGYLKELGYMPKMVYKF, encoded by the coding sequence ATGGATGTCTATGACGAGTCCCATAACACGAAGGTGTTTCGATTTGCGTTACCGGAGGCGGATATGCCACTTAACCTTGAGGTAGCTAGCTGTCTTAGCTTGCGCTTTTTTGACAAGGACGGAAAGGAAGTTATTCGACCGTACACGCCACTTAACCGCAGTGATCAGCTTGGCTACTTCGATATTTTGGTGAAGAAGTACCAGGGCTCAAAAATGGGAACCCATTTGTTCTCAATGAAGAAGGGTGATACCATCGACATCAAGGGGCCCTGGGTGAAGCTGCCGATCAAGGCAAACCAATTCAAGGCAATTGGCATGATTGCCGGCGGCACGGGTATCACACCGATGTACCAGGTGGCGAGGCATGTGTTGCATGCACCTAAGAACAATACGGAAATTACCCTCATCTACGCAAATGAGCGTAAAGAGGACGTGCTGCTTGGCAACGAGCTGAACGAGCTAATGGAGACGTACCCACGCTTTTCGCCGTACTTTGTGCTTTCCAAGGCGCCCTCTGACTGGATGGGTGGTGTTGGCTTTGTCAACAGGGAAATGATCAAGTCTCTGATGCCTGCGCCGAACCGCGCCGGCGATTGCACCATTCTTGTCTGTGGTCCGCCGCCATTCATGGAAGCTATTTCGGGTGATAAAGACTTCAAAAGCAATCCCCCATCTCAGGGTGAGCTGAAGGGCTACCTGAAGGAGCTTGGCTACATGCCCAAGATGGTGTACAAGTTCTAG
- a CDS encoding putative NADH-cytochrome b5 reductase gives MKAFIASVVGFAGASMYQSGSEVQAWGSKPAFSQDKFQSYKLIHVEDESHNTKRFRFALASSKTRLKIPVASCITLRYTDAQGREVMRPYTPINLVEDEGHFDLVVKCYPNSKMGSHLFSLKVGDSIDVKGPWHTFDMKPGQYSKIGMIAGGTGLTPMFQIVNNTLHAPNNKTKISLLYSNRTEGDILLGKELGALAKEYPGKFVTYHCLTTPPRRWTGYSGHISKAMIQETMPGPDHRGDSCVLVCGPPPFMKSICGEKDYSCSPPKQGPLEGYLKELGYSESGVFKF, from the coding sequence ATGAAGGCTTTCATCGCTTCAGTTGTTGGTTTTGCTGGAGCCAGCATGTACCAGTCTGGGTCTGAAGTGCAGGCCTGGGGTAGCAAGCCGGCATTCTCGCAGGATAAGTTTCAGTCCTACAAGCTCATCCACGTTGAGGATGAATCGCATAACACAAAGCGCTTCCGCTTCGCCCTCGCATCGAGCAAGACGCGCCTGAAGATACCTGTGGCGTCTTGCATCACGCTGCGCTACACTGACGCCCAGGGACGCGAAGTTATGCGACCCTACACGCCCATCAACCTGGTAGAGGACGAGGGCCACTTCGACCTCGTCGTGAAGTGCTACCCGAATTCAAAGATGGGCTCgcacctcttctcgctcAAGGTCGGCGATTCCATCGACGTGAAAGGGCCGTGGCACACGTTCGACATGAAGCCGGGGCAATACAGCAAGATCGGCATGATCGCCGGTGGTACGGGTCTCACTCCCATGTTCCAAATTGTGAACAACACCCTGCACGCGCCAAACAACAAGACGAAAATCTCGCTTCTCTACTCAAACAGGACTGAGGGGGACATTCTGCTCGGTAAGGAGCTAGGCGCGCTGGCAAAGGAGTACCCCGGGAAGTTTGTCACCTACCACTGCCTGAcgacgccgccgaggcgctggACGGGCTACTCTGGCCACATCAGCAAGGCGATGATCCAGGAGACGATGCCGGGCCCGGATCACCGGGGTGACTcctgtgtgttggtgtgtggTCCACCACCCTTCATGAAGAGCATCTGCGGCGAGAAGGACTACAGCTGCTCTCCGCCCAAGCAAGGCCCGCTTGAGGGCTACCTCAAGGAGTTGGGCTACTCGGAGAGCGGCGTCTTCAAGTTCTGA